The following proteins are co-located in the Streptomyces bottropensis ATCC 25435 genome:
- a CDS encoding aminotransferase: MLPDEHRTIDFFTEGALPAPRLTPAEAERIAAEHLGVTARAQALGSQQDANFLLRADDGTPAAILKIANPAFDATEIEAADAAADLIASACPDLRIATVLRRPDGSPRRTTVATDSGPAVARLLRHLPGGTLSGPRHLSPRTVAAMGTIAGRAGTALRDFRHPGLDRVLQWDPRYADRVVAELAGHIAEPDRRAAVRAATAQAWAQVDRLAATLPSQAVHLDLTDDNLIRSPDSRPPLPDGVIDFGDVTTSWAVGELAVSLSSMLHHDGIEPHHVLPAVRAFHAVRPLSAEEAEAVWPLVVLRAAVLVASGRHQAVVDEDNAYAKDALDREWRIFEQATSLPLAVMIHLVRNATGTVGTADTPARTARADEPARTARADAPVRPLLRDLAADGITVLDLSTDADCLDHGAWTDPGAEARLTTSALADGAAAVATRYARARLTRTPALSARSAATVPTGIDLRLGRDAVAQAPAAGRVLAAAPGQVELTYDTRVLTLTFPGTVQPVVTTGATVRAGEDIAHLGAGAAVHVALRAADGPAVPRLVRPEYAAGWLALTADPAPLLGLPADSDRTGERDLLARRDAVFATVQGHYYADPPRIERGWRHHLLSTDGRSYLDIVNNVTPLGHAHPRVERAVSRQLRRLNTNSRFHYASVVEFTERLAALLPDPLDTVFLVNSGSEAVDLGLRLAIGASGRHDVVALREAYHGWTYASDAVSTSLQDNPEALATRPGWVHTVDSPNPYRGRHRGPEAVRYAPEAVALFDELAATGRPAGAFIGETFYGNAGGVALPDGYLAQVYAAVRRHGGLAVADEVQVGYGRLGHWFWGFEQQGVVPDIVCVAKAMGNGHPLGAVITSRAVADRYRDQGYFFSSTGGSPVSSVVGLTVLDTLRDEDLQGNAARVGGRLKARLEALAERHGIIGAVHGSGLYLGLELVRDDVSLEPATEETAELCDRVLDLGVIVQPTGDHLNILKIKPPLCIDATAVDFFTDMLDLALTQLGHSR; the protein is encoded by the coding sequence ATGCTGCCCGACGAGCACCGCACGATCGACTTCTTCACCGAGGGCGCCCTTCCCGCGCCCCGCCTGACCCCGGCCGAGGCCGAGCGCATCGCCGCCGAGCACCTCGGCGTCACCGCTCGCGCGCAGGCGCTGGGCAGCCAGCAGGACGCCAACTTCCTGCTGCGCGCCGACGACGGGACGCCCGCGGCGATCCTGAAGATCGCGAACCCCGCCTTCGACGCGACGGAGATCGAGGCCGCGGACGCCGCCGCCGACCTGATCGCCTCGGCCTGCCCGGACCTGCGGATCGCCACGGTCCTGCGCCGCCCCGACGGCTCCCCCCGGCGCACGACGGTGGCCACCGACAGCGGTCCGGCCGTCGCGCGCCTGCTGCGCCACCTGCCCGGCGGAACACTCTCCGGACCCCGGCACCTGTCTCCCCGCACCGTGGCGGCCATGGGCACGATCGCCGGAAGGGCCGGCACCGCCCTGCGCGACTTCCGGCACCCGGGCCTCGACCGAGTGCTCCAGTGGGACCCGCGGTACGCCGATCGCGTCGTCGCCGAACTCGCCGGGCACATCGCCGAGCCCGACCGGCGCGCCGCCGTCCGGGCCGCGACCGCGCAGGCCTGGGCCCAGGTCGACAGGCTCGCCGCCACGCTGCCGTCGCAGGCCGTGCACCTGGACCTCACCGACGACAATCTGATCCGCTCGCCCGACAGCCGTCCGCCCCTGCCCGACGGGGTCATCGACTTCGGTGACGTGACCACGAGCTGGGCGGTCGGCGAACTCGCCGTGTCCCTGTCCTCGATGCTCCACCACGACGGCATCGAGCCCCACCACGTCCTGCCGGCCGTCCGCGCCTTCCACGCCGTCCGGCCGCTCAGCGCCGAGGAGGCCGAGGCGGTGTGGCCGCTCGTGGTGCTGCGCGCCGCCGTCCTGGTGGCCAGCGGGCGGCACCAGGCCGTCGTCGACGAGGACAACGCCTACGCCAAGGACGCGCTGGACCGCGAATGGCGCATATTCGAACAGGCCACCAGCCTGCCCCTGGCGGTGATGATCCACCTCGTCAGGAACGCGACCGGCACGGTCGGCACGGCCGACACACCCGCCCGGACCGCGCGTGCCGACGAGCCCGCCCGGACCGCGCGCGCCGACGCGCCGGTACGTCCTCTCCTGCGGGACCTCGCCGCCGACGGCATCACCGTCCTCGACCTGTCCACCGACGCCGACTGCCTGGACCACGGAGCCTGGACGGACCCCGGCGCCGAGGCCCGGCTGACGACCTCCGCGCTCGCGGACGGAGCGGCCGCCGTCGCCACCCGGTACGCCCGTGCGCGCCTGACCCGGACACCGGCGCTGTCGGCGCGGTCCGCCGCCACGGTGCCCACCGGCATCGACCTCAGGCTCGGCCGGGACGCCGTGGCGCAGGCGCCCGCCGCGGGCAGGGTCCTCGCCGCGGCGCCGGGACAGGTGGAACTCACCTACGACACAAGGGTGTTGACGCTGACCTTCCCGGGCACGGTCCAGCCCGTGGTGACGACCGGTGCGACGGTGCGGGCGGGCGAGGACATCGCCCACCTCGGCGCCGGTGCCGCGGTCCACGTCGCGCTGCGCGCCGCCGACGGCCCCGCCGTCCCGCGCCTGGTCCGTCCCGAGTACGCCGCCGGCTGGCTCGCGCTCACCGCCGACCCCGCCCCGCTCCTCGGCCTCCCGGCCGACTCCGACCGTACGGGCGAGAGGGACCTGCTCGCCCGGCGCGACGCCGTGTTCGCCACCGTGCAGGGGCACTACTACGCCGACCCCCCGCGGATCGAACGCGGTTGGCGCCATCATCTGCTGTCCACCGACGGCCGGTCGTACCTCGACATCGTCAACAACGTCACACCACTGGGCCACGCCCACCCCCGCGTCGAGCGGGCGGTCTCCCGGCAGTTGCGGCGGCTCAACACCAACTCGCGTTTCCACTACGCCTCCGTCGTGGAGTTCACCGAGCGCCTCGCCGCGCTCCTGCCCGACCCGCTGGACACGGTGTTCCTCGTCAACTCCGGTTCGGAGGCGGTGGATCTGGGCCTGCGCCTGGCCATCGGGGCCTCCGGCCGGCACGACGTCGTGGCGCTGCGCGAGGCGTACCACGGCTGGACGTACGCCTCCGACGCGGTCTCCACCTCGCTCCAGGACAACCCCGAGGCCCTGGCCACCCGTCCGGGCTGGGTGCACACCGTGGACTCGCCCAACCCCTACCGCGGCCGCCACCGCGGACCGGAAGCCGTGCGCTACGCGCCCGAGGCCGTCGCCTTGTTCGACGAACTGGCCGCCACCGGCCGCCCGGCGGGAGCGTTCATCGGCGAGACCTTCTACGGCAACGCCGGGGGAGTCGCCCTGCCCGACGGCTATCTCGCCCAGGTCTACGCGGCGGTACGGCGGCACGGCGGCCTGGCCGTCGCCGACGAGGTCCAGGTCGGATACGGCCGCCTGGGGCACTGGTTCTGGGGCTTCGAGCAGCAGGGGGTCGTGCCCGACATCGTCTGTGTCGCCAAGGCCATGGGCAACGGACACCCCCTCGGCGCCGTCATCACGTCCAGGGCCGTCGCGGACCGGTACCGCGACCAGGGCTACTTCTTCTCCTCCACCGGCGGCAGCCCCGTCTCCAGCGTCGTGGGCCTCACCGTCCTGGACACCCTGCGCGACGAAGACCTCCAGGGCAACGCGGCCCGCGTCGGCGGCCGTCTGAAAGCCCGCCTGGAGGCACTGGCCGAGCGCCACGGCATCATCGGCGCCGTCCACGGCTCGGGTCTCTACCTCGGCCTCGAACTCGTCCGGGACGACGTGAGCCTGGAACCCGCCACGGAGGAGACCGCCGAACTCTGCGACCGCGTGCTCGACCTCGGCGTGATCGTCCAGCCCACCGGGGACCACCTCAACATCCTCAAGATCAAGCCACCGCTGTGCATCGACGCCACCGCGGTCGACTTCTTCACCGACATGCTCGACCTGGCCCTCACCCAGCTCGGCCACTCCCGCTGA
- a CDS encoding Lrp/AsnC family transcriptional regulator: MDDIDRAILRELQVDGRIPYADLGPKVGLSPSAARLRLQRLIDTKAVQVVGVTDPMTMGQQAMALLGLGVDGDPRAVADELSRHEEVVYTVLTAGGFDLFAEVVCPGPRDLLDFINDVVRPVEGVASVENFPYFGIHTHRFLWHVD, translated from the coding sequence ATGGACGACATCGACCGGGCCATCCTGAGGGAGCTGCAGGTCGACGGCCGGATCCCGTACGCCGACCTGGGCCCGAAGGTGGGGCTGTCGCCCTCGGCCGCGAGACTCCGGCTGCAGCGGCTGATCGACACCAAGGCGGTCCAGGTCGTCGGGGTGACCGACCCGATGACCATGGGCCAGCAGGCGATGGCACTGCTGGGCCTGGGCGTCGACGGCGATCCCCGCGCCGTCGCCGATGAACTGTCCCGGCACGAGGAGGTCGTCTACACGGTCCTGACGGCCGGCGGCTTCGACCTGTTCGCCGAGGTGGTGTGCCCCGGGCCCCGGGACCTCCTGGATTTCATCAACGACGTCGTACGGCCCGTCGAGGGGGTCGCGTCCGTGGAGAACTTCCCGTACTTCGGGATCCACACCCACCGCTTCCTGTGGCACGTCGACTGA